One part of the Malus sylvestris chromosome 2, drMalSylv7.2, whole genome shotgun sequence genome encodes these proteins:
- the LOC126585426 gene encoding rust resistance kinase Lr10-like, translated as MYNSIEEFLHGEKNLVPIRYSYSNIKKMSNKFKEKLGEGGYGSVFKARLRSGRFGAIKMLDKPKGNGQDFISEVNTIGRIHHVNVVQLVGYCVEGSKHALVYDFMLNGSLDKYIYCKDGSIPLSCKTTYEISLGVARGIKYLHEDCDMQILHFDIKPHNILLDENFIPKISDFGLAKLYPVDNSIVSLTAARGTMGYMAGPKPG; from the coding sequence ATGTACAACTCCATAGAAGAATTTTTGCATGGTGAAAAGAATTTAGTGCCAATAAGGTATTCGTACTCGAACATCAAGAAGATGTCtaacaaatttaaagaaaaacttgGTGAAGGAGGGTATGGATCAGTATTCAAAGCAAGGTTACGGAGTGGACGTTTTGGGGCAATTAAGATGTTGGATAAGCCCAAAGGCAATGGACAAGATTTTATCAGCGAGGTAAATACTATTGGGAGGATTCACCATGTTAATGTGGTTCAGCTTGTTGGTTATTGTGTTGAGGGATCGAAGCATGCTTTGGTATATGATTTCATGCTCAACGGATCTCTTGATAAATACATTTATTGCAAAGATGGAAGTATCCCATTAAGTTGCAAGACAACGTACGAGATTTCTCTTGGAGTGGCTCGAGGGATCAAATATCTACATGAAGATTGTGACATGCAAATATTACATTTTGACATCAAGCCTCACAACATTCTTCTTGATGAGAATTTCATACCGAAGATTTCTGACTTTGGGCTTGCAAAATTGTACCCGGTGGATAATAGTATTGTGTCTCTAACAGCAGCAAGGGGTACAATGGgatacatggccggtcccaagcccggataa